Proteins encoded within one genomic window of Thermodesulfatator atlanticus DSM 21156:
- a CDS encoding CvpA family protein: protein MNLPNLPFNTIDVIVILVLALFILRGAWIGFFRGISSFAGLVAGYITAVRYHLLVENIIAPWLQAPWISASWLKAASFAVAFLLGYLAVFIVAEIIAYFFKKARLTWMDRLLGAGLGAFKGFLLLVAVFFLITTFFPQGEKIFRGSKTYPYIMQGARHLAEFMPSEIKARFNYNLRRILYYERNH from the coding sequence ATGAATCTGCCTAATCTTCCCTTTAACACCATAGACGTTATCGTCATTTTGGTGCTGGCGTTATTTATCTTGCGAGGCGCCTGGATCGGCTTTTTCCGCGGCATTTCTTCCTTTGCCGGTCTAGTGGCAGGCTATATCACGGCTGTGCGCTATCATCTTTTGGTTGAAAACATCATCGCCCCGTGGCTTCAGGCTCCCTGGATCTCGGCCTCCTGGCTCAAGGCAGCCTCTTTTGCCGTTGCGTTCTTGCTGGGGTACCTTGCGGTCTTCATTGTGGCGGAAATCATCGCCTACTTTTTCAAAAAGGCCAGGCTTACCTGGATGGACCGGCTGCTTGGGGCAGGCCTTGGGGCCTTTAAGGGCTTCTTGCTATTGGTAGCGGTGTTTTTCCTGATAACCACCTTTTTTCCCCAAGGAGAAAAGATCTTTCGGGGCTCAAAGACCTATCCTTACATCATGCAGGGGGCCAGGCACCTTGCCGAGTTTATGCCTTCGGAGATAAAAGCAAGATTCAACTACAACCTGCGGAGAATCCTTTATTATGAAAGAAACCACTGA
- the cysS gene encoding cysteine--tRNA ligase has translation MEIKFQNTLSRKKEEFVPLAPPKVTMYACGVTAYDESHLGHARAAVVFDVLFRFLRHVGYEVVYVRNFTDIDDKIIRRAHEVGISPKELAEKYIQSYTEDMQALKVLKPTYEPRATEHIPQIISLIERLIEKGFAYVVEGDVYFSVEKFPEYGKLSGRNLEELRAGARIAPSEKKRHPLDFALWKAEKPGEPSWESPWGRGRPGWHIECSAMAMHYLGETIDIHGGGLDLIFPHHENEIAQSEAATGKPFVRYWLHNGMVTVGREKMSKSLGNFVTIKYMLARNHPEAIRLFLLSMHYRSPLDYTEKVVGDHEKALEGFYETLYLIGRLKATQEEAPQGQKPQLAKIAEEIDAFEENFLAALADDLNTARAIATLFTLEKALNNLLKLCGRKVSQEHLMLAQKGAKKATTLAGNILGILEEDPEAFIERRREKALAEKGLLREEIEALIREREKARQERNFEKADALRDKLTKAGIILRDTPWGTFWKVSHESA, from the coding sequence ATGGAAATCAAATTCCAAAACACCCTTTCGCGTAAAAAAGAAGAATTTGTCCCGCTTGCCCCACCCAAAGTCACCATGTATGCCTGCGGGGTTACCGCCTATGACGAGTCTCACCTGGGGCATGCCCGGGCCGCAGTGGTTTTTGACGTACTCTTTCGTTTTTTGCGCCACGTAGGCTATGAGGTAGTTTATGTGCGCAACTTTACCGATATCGACGATAAGATCATCCGCCGGGCCCATGAGGTGGGGATTTCTCCCAAGGAACTTGCCGAAAAATACATCCAATCATACACCGAGGACATGCAGGCACTTAAGGTCCTTAAACCCACTTATGAACCAAGGGCCACAGAACACATCCCGCAAATCATTTCCCTGATTGAACGCCTCATTGAAAAAGGCTTTGCCTACGTGGTAGAGGGCGATGTGTATTTTTCCGTGGAAAAATTCCCCGAGTACGGAAAGCTTTCTGGCCGAAATCTCGAAGAGTTACGTGCAGGCGCCCGCATTGCCCCTTCGGAGAAAAAACGCCATCCCCTTGACTTTGCCCTGTGGAAGGCAGAAAAACCCGGTGAACCCTCCTGGGAAAGCCCTTGGGGCCGCGGCCGCCCAGGCTGGCACATTGAATGCTCGGCCATGGCCATGCATTACCTTGGCGAAACCATAGACATCCACGGCGGGGGCCTTGACCTCATCTTCCCGCATCACGAAAACGAAATCGCCCAAAGCGAGGCCGCCACGGGAAAGCCCTTTGTGCGCTACTGGCTGCACAACGGCATGGTCACCGTGGGGCGTGAGAAGATGTCCAAAAGCCTGGGAAATTTCGTCACCATAAAATACATGCTTGCCCGCAACCACCCCGAGGCCATAAGGCTCTTTCTGCTTTCCATGCACTACCGGAGCCCCCTTGACTACACCGAAAAGGTCGTAGGTGACCACGAAAAGGCCCTGGAAGGCTTTTACGAGACCCTTTACTTGATTGGCCGCCTTAAGGCCACCCAGGAAGAAGCCCCACAGGGTCAAAAACCTCAACTGGCAAAGATTGCCGAAGAGATAGACGCCTTTGAAGAAAACTTCCTGGCGGCTCTCGCCGACGATCTAAACACCGCCCGGGCCATTGCTACGCTTTTCACCCTGGAAAAGGCCCTTAATAATCTCTTAAAACTTTGTGGCCGAAAAGTATCTCAAGAACATCTTATGCTGGCCCAAAAAGGCGCTAAAAAGGCTACTACCTTGGCGGGAAACATCTTAGGCATCCTTGAAGAAGATCCCGAGGCCTTTATTGAAAGGCGAAGGGAAAAGGCCCTTGCGGAAAAAGGGCTTTTACGCGAAGAGATAGAAGCCCTTATCCGCGAACGCGAAAAAGCACGCCAAGAACGCAACTTTGAAAAGGCAGATGCCTTGCGTGACAAGCTAACCAAAGCCGGCATAATCCTTCGAGACACCCCTTGGGGGACGTTCTGGAAGGTTTCCCATGAATCTGCCTAA